One part of the Malus sylvestris chromosome 2, drMalSylv7.2, whole genome shotgun sequence genome encodes these proteins:
- the LOC126592388 gene encoding probable galactinol--sucrose galactosyltransferase 6 isoform X1: MVSNSCSSSLSRIINTSPIIHLPKSNYPKHNLPKSNYPKHSPTTRFNLPNPNNLYFLRRSVISRPATTSGCGISRFSRNRASSFLAFQREEREMTIKPAVRISERKLIVKDRTILTGLPDNVVATSGSSSGPVDGVFLGANFSEEKSRHVVSLGTLTGVRFMACFRFKLWWMAQKMGDQGRDIPLETQFLLLETKHGSHLESDGGDEENQIVYTVFLPLIEGSFRGCLQGNASDELELCLESGDADTKASSFSHALHVHAGTDPFGTITEAIRSVKVHLQTFRQRHEKKLPGFVDYFGWCTWDAFYRDVTQEDVEAGLESLAAGGTPPKFVIIDDGWQSVGGDDGVEKQEPLRLTGIKENSKFQKKDDPTVGIKNIVSIAKQKHGLKYVYVWHAITGYWGGVRPGIKEMEEFGSLMKYPNVSSGVVANEPTWKTDAMAVRGLGLVDPKGVYKFYNELHSYLSSAGIDGVKVDVQCILETLGAGLGGRVELTQKYHQALDASVARNFPDNGCIACMSHNTDALYCSKQTAVVRASDDFYPRDPVSHTIHIAAVAYNSVFLGEFMLPDWDMFQSLHPAAEYHASARAVSGGPIYVSDAPGKHNFELLRKLVLPDGSVLRARLPGRPTKDCLFSDPARDGVSLLKIWNMNKYTGVLGVYNCQGAAWSTAERKNTFHETKSEAITGLIRGRDVHLIAEAAVDNDWKGDCAVYSHRTGELVTLPYNVSMPISLKVLEHEVFTVTPIRVLGGRLSFAPIGLVEMYNAGGAIEGLGYEQNGVVRLEVKGCGKFGAYSSAKPRKCRVGSNVVDFEYDSSSGLVILRLDHLPEDGQKVHVVEIELLEGN, translated from the exons atgGTGTCAAATTCGTGTAGCAGTTCTCTATCTCGTATTATAAATACCAGCCCCATTATTCATTTACCCAAATCAAATTATCCCAAGCATAATTTACCCAAATCAAATTATCCCAAGCATTCTCCTACTACAAGATTCAATCTTCCGAACCCAAACAACTTGTACTTTCTCAGGCGCTCTGTAATTTCTCGTCCTGCTACTACTTCT GGTTGTGGAATTTCCAGATTTTCTCGGAATCGGGCGTCTTCGTTTTTGGCTTTTCAG agagaagaaagagagatgaCGATCAAACCGGCGGTTCGAATCTCGGAACGGAAGCTGATCGTGAAGGACCGGACGATTCTGACGGGATTGCCGGACAATGTAGTGGCCACGTCCGGTTCGTCTTCCGGTCCGGTCGACGGGGTCTTCCTCGGCGCGAATTTCTCGGAGGAGAAAAGCCGGCACGTGGTTTCGTTAGGGACGCTTACCGGAGTCCGGTTCATGGCGTGCTTCCGGTTCAAGCTGTGGTGGATGGCCCAGAAGATGGGGGATCAGGGAAGGGACATACCTCTTGAGACTCAATTCCTATTGCTCGAGACCAAGCACGGGTCCCACCTGGAATCGGACGGCGGAGACGAAGAGAACCAGATCGTCTACACCGTGTTCCTCCCTCTCATCGAAGGCTCGTTCCGCGGTTGCCTGCAGGGCAACGCGAGCGACGAGCTCGAGCTCTGTTTGGAGAGCGGCGACGCCGACACCAAAGCGTCGTCGTTTTCCCACGCACTGCACGTCCATGCCGGGACGGACCCGTTCGGTACGATAACGGAAGCGATCAGGTCCGTCAAAGTTCACCTTCAGACGTTTCGTCAACGTCACGAGAAGAAACTCCCCGGATTCGTTGACTATTTCGGGTGGTGCACCTGGGACGCGTTTTACCGGGACGTGACTCAGGAGGACGTGGAGGCCGGGCTCGAGTCTTTAGCCGCCGGTGGAACACCTCCGAAGTTCGTTATCATCGACGATGGGTGGCAGTCCGTCGGCGGCGACGACGGCGTTGAAAAGCAGGAGCCGCTAAGGCTGACTGGGatcaaagaaaattcaaagtttcAGAAGAAGGACGATCCGACAGTGGGGATTAAGAACATCGTCAGCATCGCGAAACAAAAGCACGGGTTGAAGTATGTGTACGTGTGGCACGCGATTACTGGCTACTGGGGCGGGGTCAGACCCGGAATCAAAGAGATGGAGGAATTCGGATCCTTGATGAAGTACCCGAACGTTTCCAGCGGTGTTGTGGCCAACGAGCCGACGTGGAAGACGGACGCGATGGCGGTGCGAGGGTTGGGGCTGGTGGATCCGAAGGGCGTGTACAAATTCTACAACGAATTGCACAGCTACTTGAGCTCTGCGGGTATTGACGGCGTTAAGGTGGACGTGCAGTGCATACTGGAAACTCTCGGAGCCGGGCTAGGCGGTCGGGTCGAGTTGACCCAGAAGTACCACCAGGCGCTGGACGCCTCAGTGGCGAGGAATTTCCCGGACAACGGCTGCATCGCGTGCATGAGCCACAATACTGACGCGCTCTACTGCTCCAAACAGACCGCCGTCGTGAGGGCGTCCGACGATTTCTACCCCCGCGACCCGGTGTCGCACACGATCCACATTGCGGCGGTTGCTTACAACAGCGTGTTTCTCGGCGAGTTTATGCTGCCAGACTGGGACATGTTCCAGTCGCTCCATCCGGCGGCTGAGTACCACGCTTCCGCCAGGGCCGTCAGTGGTGGGCCCATCTATGTCAG TGACGCGCCTGGGAAGCACAATTTCGAGCTGCTGAGGAAGCTGGTGTTGCCGGACGGGTCAGTGCTTCGGGCCCGATTGCCTGGACGCCCGACGAAAGACTGCCTGTTCTCTGACCCGGCCCGCGACGGCGTGAGCTTGCTGAAGATATGGAACATGAACAAGTACACCGGAGTCCTCGGCGTCTACAACTGCCAAGGCGCAGCGTGGAGCACCGCGGAACGGAAGAACACGTTCCACGAAACCAAATCCGAGGCCATCACGGGTCTGATTCGCGGCCGCGACGTCCACCTGATTGCGGAGGCCGCCGTGGACAACGACTGGAAAGGCGACTGCGCCGTGTACAGTCACCGGACGGGAGAGCTGGTGACCCTTCCTTACAATGTGTCGATGCCGATTTCGCTCAAAGTGCTGGAGCACGAGGTTTTCACGGTGACTCCGATCAGGGTTTTGGGCGGCAGATTGAGTTTCGCGCCAATTGGACTGGTGGAGATGTACAATGCAGGCGGAGCAATTGAAGGGTTGGGATATGAACAGAACGGCGTCGTCCGATTGGAGGTTAAGGGCTGCGGCAAATTTGGCGCTTACTCTTCTGCTAAGCCCAGGAAGTGTCGGGTCGGGTCTAATGTGGTGGATTTTGAGTACGACTCGTCGTCTGGGTTGGTAATTTTGAGATTGGATCATTTGCCTGAGGACGGTCAGAAAGTTCATGTCGTTGAGATTGAATTATTAGAAGGAAATTAG
- the LOC126592388 gene encoding probable galactinol--sucrose galactosyltransferase 6 isoform X2 — translation MTIKPAVRISERKLIVKDRTILTGLPDNVVATSGSSSGPVDGVFLGANFSEEKSRHVVSLGTLTGVRFMACFRFKLWWMAQKMGDQGRDIPLETQFLLLETKHGSHLESDGGDEENQIVYTVFLPLIEGSFRGCLQGNASDELELCLESGDADTKASSFSHALHVHAGTDPFGTITEAIRSVKVHLQTFRQRHEKKLPGFVDYFGWCTWDAFYRDVTQEDVEAGLESLAAGGTPPKFVIIDDGWQSVGGDDGVEKQEPLRLTGIKENSKFQKKDDPTVGIKNIVSIAKQKHGLKYVYVWHAITGYWGGVRPGIKEMEEFGSLMKYPNVSSGVVANEPTWKTDAMAVRGLGLVDPKGVYKFYNELHSYLSSAGIDGVKVDVQCILETLGAGLGGRVELTQKYHQALDASVARNFPDNGCIACMSHNTDALYCSKQTAVVRASDDFYPRDPVSHTIHIAAVAYNSVFLGEFMLPDWDMFQSLHPAAEYHASARAVSGGPIYVSDAPGKHNFELLRKLVLPDGSVLRARLPGRPTKDCLFSDPARDGVSLLKIWNMNKYTGVLGVYNCQGAAWSTAERKNTFHETKSEAITGLIRGRDVHLIAEAAVDNDWKGDCAVYSHRTGELVTLPYNVSMPISLKVLEHEVFTVTPIRVLGGRLSFAPIGLVEMYNAGGAIEGLGYEQNGVVRLEVKGCGKFGAYSSAKPRKCRVGSNVVDFEYDSSSGLVILRLDHLPEDGQKVHVVEIELLEGN, via the exons atgaCGATCAAACCGGCGGTTCGAATCTCGGAACGGAAGCTGATCGTGAAGGACCGGACGATTCTGACGGGATTGCCGGACAATGTAGTGGCCACGTCCGGTTCGTCTTCCGGTCCGGTCGACGGGGTCTTCCTCGGCGCGAATTTCTCGGAGGAGAAAAGCCGGCACGTGGTTTCGTTAGGGACGCTTACCGGAGTCCGGTTCATGGCGTGCTTCCGGTTCAAGCTGTGGTGGATGGCCCAGAAGATGGGGGATCAGGGAAGGGACATACCTCTTGAGACTCAATTCCTATTGCTCGAGACCAAGCACGGGTCCCACCTGGAATCGGACGGCGGAGACGAAGAGAACCAGATCGTCTACACCGTGTTCCTCCCTCTCATCGAAGGCTCGTTCCGCGGTTGCCTGCAGGGCAACGCGAGCGACGAGCTCGAGCTCTGTTTGGAGAGCGGCGACGCCGACACCAAAGCGTCGTCGTTTTCCCACGCACTGCACGTCCATGCCGGGACGGACCCGTTCGGTACGATAACGGAAGCGATCAGGTCCGTCAAAGTTCACCTTCAGACGTTTCGTCAACGTCACGAGAAGAAACTCCCCGGATTCGTTGACTATTTCGGGTGGTGCACCTGGGACGCGTTTTACCGGGACGTGACTCAGGAGGACGTGGAGGCCGGGCTCGAGTCTTTAGCCGCCGGTGGAACACCTCCGAAGTTCGTTATCATCGACGATGGGTGGCAGTCCGTCGGCGGCGACGACGGCGTTGAAAAGCAGGAGCCGCTAAGGCTGACTGGGatcaaagaaaattcaaagtttcAGAAGAAGGACGATCCGACAGTGGGGATTAAGAACATCGTCAGCATCGCGAAACAAAAGCACGGGTTGAAGTATGTGTACGTGTGGCACGCGATTACTGGCTACTGGGGCGGGGTCAGACCCGGAATCAAAGAGATGGAGGAATTCGGATCCTTGATGAAGTACCCGAACGTTTCCAGCGGTGTTGTGGCCAACGAGCCGACGTGGAAGACGGACGCGATGGCGGTGCGAGGGTTGGGGCTGGTGGATCCGAAGGGCGTGTACAAATTCTACAACGAATTGCACAGCTACTTGAGCTCTGCGGGTATTGACGGCGTTAAGGTGGACGTGCAGTGCATACTGGAAACTCTCGGAGCCGGGCTAGGCGGTCGGGTCGAGTTGACCCAGAAGTACCACCAGGCGCTGGACGCCTCAGTGGCGAGGAATTTCCCGGACAACGGCTGCATCGCGTGCATGAGCCACAATACTGACGCGCTCTACTGCTCCAAACAGACCGCCGTCGTGAGGGCGTCCGACGATTTCTACCCCCGCGACCCGGTGTCGCACACGATCCACATTGCGGCGGTTGCTTACAACAGCGTGTTTCTCGGCGAGTTTATGCTGCCAGACTGGGACATGTTCCAGTCGCTCCATCCGGCGGCTGAGTACCACGCTTCCGCCAGGGCCGTCAGTGGTGGGCCCATCTATGTCAG TGACGCGCCTGGGAAGCACAATTTCGAGCTGCTGAGGAAGCTGGTGTTGCCGGACGGGTCAGTGCTTCGGGCCCGATTGCCTGGACGCCCGACGAAAGACTGCCTGTTCTCTGACCCGGCCCGCGACGGCGTGAGCTTGCTGAAGATATGGAACATGAACAAGTACACCGGAGTCCTCGGCGTCTACAACTGCCAAGGCGCAGCGTGGAGCACCGCGGAACGGAAGAACACGTTCCACGAAACCAAATCCGAGGCCATCACGGGTCTGATTCGCGGCCGCGACGTCCACCTGATTGCGGAGGCCGCCGTGGACAACGACTGGAAAGGCGACTGCGCCGTGTACAGTCACCGGACGGGAGAGCTGGTGACCCTTCCTTACAATGTGTCGATGCCGATTTCGCTCAAAGTGCTGGAGCACGAGGTTTTCACGGTGACTCCGATCAGGGTTTTGGGCGGCAGATTGAGTTTCGCGCCAATTGGACTGGTGGAGATGTACAATGCAGGCGGAGCAATTGAAGGGTTGGGATATGAACAGAACGGCGTCGTCCGATTGGAGGTTAAGGGCTGCGGCAAATTTGGCGCTTACTCTTCTGCTAAGCCCAGGAAGTGTCGGGTCGGGTCTAATGTGGTGGATTTTGAGTACGACTCGTCGTCTGGGTTGGTAATTTTGAGATTGGATCATTTGCCTGAGGACGGTCAGAAAGTTCATGTCGTTGAGATTGAATTATTAGAAGGAAATTAG